The Humulus lupulus chromosome 3, drHumLupu1.1, whole genome shotgun sequence genome window below encodes:
- the LOC133822142 gene encoding F-box/kelch-repeat protein At1g23390 gives MAENMSKLEDEGKKAAPIDGDILEAVLSRVPLTDLVAACRVSRDWHAAVYSSLRHVNRIKPWLLVHVQSTRPPYATNSYAYDPRSAVWVHLHQLPSTNFKYVSALRSSHSNFLYMLSPSQFAFTSDPLRLTWHHAATPPMVWRTDPIVALVDDRVVVAGGACDFEDDPLAVEIYDLRTHTWDTCESMPSTLKDSAASTSMSIAVHGGEMYVSEKCSGLTYSFDPESKAWRGPYDLRPDESVFSSVVGLADGNLIVVGLLGSSECVEGVKVWKVSGESMECEEMGETPKELVEKFVGESYCVPSVAVAAMGKSVFLHNPTDPGEVIQCEILDGECRWGCVRNAVVNDGTRMQRMVIGCSDVNIWDLQRAMAMKNDLGFVPKTIA, from the coding sequence ATGGCTGAGAATATGAGCAAACTCGAAGACGAGGGAAAAAAAGCTGCTCCTATCGATGGAGACATACTAGAAGCCGTACTATCGCGAGTGCCACTCACCGATCTAGTCGCCGCGTGTAGAGTTTCCAGGGACTGGCACGCGGCCGTGTACTCCTCTCTCCGCCACGTTAACAGAATCAAACCCTGGCTCCTTGTTCACGTTCAGAGCACCCGACCCCCCTACGCGACTAACTCTTACGCGTACGATCCACGCTCTGCCGTCTGGGTCCATCTCCACCAACTACCTTCTACCAACTTCAAGTACGTCTCCGCCCTCCGCTCCTCCCACTCCAATTTCCTCTACATGCTTTCTCCTTCCCAGTTCGCCTTCACCTCCGACCCTCTCCGCCTCACCTGGCACCACGCCGCTACTCCGCCGATGGTCTGGCGGACCGACCCTATCGTCGCTCTCGTCGACGATCGCGTCGTCGTCGCCGGTGGCGCGTGTGACTTCGAGGACGATCCGCTCGCCGTCGAGATTTACGACCTGAGGACTCACACGTGGGACACTTGCGAGTCCATGCCTTCCACTCTGAAGGACTCCGCCGCCTCGACCTCGATGTCGATCGCCGTTCACGGTGGCGAGATGTACGTGAGTGAGAAATGTTCCGGCCTGACTTACTCGTTTGATCCTGAATCCAAGGCGTGGCGAGGACCGTACGATCTTCGTCCTGATGAGAGCGTTTTTAGCTCGGTCGTCGGATTGGCCGACGGGAATTTGATCGTGGTTGGATTATTGGGAAGCTCCGAGTGTGTTGAAGGCGTGAAAGTGTGGAAAGTGAGTGGCGAATCTATGGAGTGCGAAGAAATGGGAGAGACGCCGAAGGAGCTGGTGGAGAAGTTCGTAGGAGAAAGCTACTGCGTTCCGTCAGTCGCGGTGGCGGCGATGGGCAAAAGCGTATTTTTACACAACCCGACGGACCCTGGGGAAGTGATCCAGTGCGAGATATTGGATGGAGAGTGCAGGTGGGGATGCGTACGGAACGCGGTGGTGAACGACGGAACTCGGATGCAGAGGATGGTGATTGGTTGTTCTGACGTGAACATTTGGGATTTGCAGAGAGCCATGGCTATGAAGAATGACCTGGGATTCGTCCCCAAAACTATTGCTTAA